AGCATAGCCACTGCCCGAAGCGCGATAGTTGCGGTCCAGCCCTTGGGCGATCTTGAGAGCGTTGATCATGCTGCGCGCTCCTCGCTGGTGGAGCGGGTGGTGCGGCTTTCCAGCCAAGTCTCAAGGTCGCACTGGCGGTAACGGACAGCGCCACCAAGCTTCACATACACAGGGCCATCGCCCTTAACGCGGAAGCGGTTCATGGTCGGCTGGCTGAGCTTCAGCAGCTTGGCGGCTTC
The genomic region above belongs to Novosphingobium sp. IK01 and contains:
- a CDS encoding helix-turn-helix transcriptional regulator; this translates as MNVLTTEEAAKLLKLSQPTMNRFRVKGDGPVYVKLGGAVRYRQCDLETWLESRTTRSTSEERAA